In Odontesthes bonariensis isolate fOdoBon6 chromosome 9, fOdoBon6.hap1, whole genome shotgun sequence, the following proteins share a genomic window:
- the hmgb1b gene encoding high mobility group protein B1b, which translates to MGKDPKKPRGKMSSYAYFVQTCRGEHKKKHPDASVNFSEFSKKCSERWRTMSPKEKGKFEDLAKQDKVRYEGEMKNYIPPMGQKKKRFKDPNAPKRPPSAFFLFCADFRSKIKSEYPGLTIGDTAKKLGEMWNGLSAEEKQPYEKKAAKLKEKYDKDIVAYRTKGKVDSGSSAAADDDDDEEEEEEEDEEDDDDDDE; encoded by the exons ATGGGGAAGGATCCAAAGAAGCCAAGGGGGAAAATGTCCTCCTATGCGTACTTTGTGCAAACATGCCGAGGGGAGCACAAAAAGAAACATCCTGATGCCAGTGTTAACTTTTCAGAGTTCTCCAAGAAATGCTCTGAACGATGGAGG ACAATGTCACCAAAAGAGAAAGGCAAGTTTGAGGATTTGGCTAAACAAGACAAGGTGCGTTATGAGGGGGAGATGAAGAATTACATACCCCCCATGGGCCAGAAGAAGAAGCGATTCAAGGACCCTAATGCCCCAAAGAGGCCACC GTCTGCATTCTTTCTCTTTTGTGCAGACTTTCGCTCCAAGATAAAAAGTGAGTATCCTGGACTTACTATTGGGGACACAGCAAAGAAGCTGGGAGAGATGTGGAACGGCTTATCTGCAGAAGAGAAGCAGCCGTATGAGAAGAAGGCTGCCAAGTTGAAGGAGAaatatgacaag gatatTGTTGCCTACCGCACAAAAGGTAAAGTGGATTCAGGATCAAGTGCTGCAGctgacgatgatgatgatgaagaggaagaagaggaggaagatgaagaggatgatgatgatgatgatgagtag